In a genomic window of Spirosoma agri:
- a CDS encoding Crp/Fnr family transcriptional regulator, with protein MTADKTLLMDAIRQFVPVADTDEVLIDQLFESYDLEPGDFFLQAGEVCRYVGFVKTGLLRYYVLDDGEEHTYDFSPDQTFACNYESFLPQTPSTRYIQAIEPTALWRISYDNLQQLYKTLQHGQQFGRLVAEQLFVITLQKLTSFYSETADERYDSFLRLFPELAERVPQYVVASYVGIKPQSLSRIRAQRAGKHY; from the coding sequence ATGACAGCCGATAAGACACTGCTGATGGACGCCATTCGCCAGTTTGTTCCCGTCGCCGATACCGACGAAGTACTTATCGATCAACTTTTTGAATCGTACGACCTTGAGCCCGGTGACTTCTTCTTGCAGGCCGGTGAGGTTTGCCGGTATGTGGGTTTTGTAAAGACTGGCCTGTTGCGCTATTACGTACTCGACGACGGCGAGGAACATACCTACGACTTTTCGCCGGATCAGACATTTGCCTGCAACTACGAAAGCTTTCTGCCACAAACGCCCTCTACGCGCTACATTCAGGCCATCGAACCTACCGCGTTGTGGCGCATCAGTTACGATAACCTTCAGCAATTATACAAAACGCTGCAACACGGTCAGCAATTTGGGCGGTTAGTGGCCGAGCAACTTTTTGTGATAACCTTGCAGAAGTTGACATCCTTTTACAGTGAGACGGCCGACGAACGCTACGATAGTTTTCTGCGTCTGTTTCCGGAGCTGGCCGAGCGCGTGCCTCAATATGTTGTCGCATCATACGTCGGAATCAAACCGCAGTCGCTGAGCCGAATTCGGGCGCAACGAGCGGGAAAACACTACTGA
- a CDS encoding DUF4267 domain-containing protein, with product MQTDKLPLWAKITGYFFGIALLFLGARFLFLPETAERGFGLVYDQPSDSFHSIKGIRDLFTGLILIIFTAVNWRKPLMVVVLVGSLIPVVDMLVVLNALHAVPGTEWIHGLTAVASWVFAYFLSRS from the coding sequence ATGCAAACGGACAAACTGCCCTTGTGGGCGAAAATCACTGGTTATTTTTTCGGAATCGCCCTGCTCTTTCTCGGGGCACGGTTTCTGTTTCTGCCCGAAACCGCCGAACGCGGGTTTGGCCTTGTTTATGATCAACCGTCAGACTCTTTCCATTCTATTAAGGGGATTCGTGATCTGTTTACGGGCCTGATTTTGATCATTTTCACCGCTGTAAATTGGCGCAAGCCGCTGATGGTTGTTGTATTGGTTGGGTCATTGATTCCGGTGGTGGATATGCTCGTTGTGCTCAATGCTCTGCATGCAGTACCCGGAACCGAATGGATTCATGGGCTGACTGCTGTGGCGTCGTGGGTATTTGCGTATTTCCTGAGTCGCTCCTGA
- a CDS encoding MBL fold metallo-hydrolase has protein sequence MTLQPLDTGLFKLDGGAMFGVVPKPLWNKLNPADEQNRCTWAMRCLLYEQGDRLLLIDTGIGDKQDAKFFGHYDLHGDASLLESIQKAGYSATDVTDVLLTHLHFDHVGGAVRREGEQLRPVFANAAYWTHPAHWAWAIQPNPREKASFLRENILPLQESGQLNFLTETEFPFSDVSMLYVDGHTEKMALPMFTIKGRTVAYMADLIPSSAHVPLPYVMSYDVRPLLTMDEKTHLLQRAADENWILVFEHDPVTEAATVEMTDKGARVSEKGRLADFL, from the coding sequence ATGACTCTCCAACCCCTTGACACCGGACTTTTCAAACTCGACGGCGGAGCCATGTTCGGCGTCGTGCCCAAACCACTCTGGAACAAGCTCAATCCCGCCGATGAACAGAATCGCTGCACCTGGGCTATGCGCTGTTTGCTGTATGAACAGGGCGATCGGCTCCTGCTGATCGATACCGGTATTGGCGATAAACAGGATGCTAAATTCTTTGGCCATTATGACCTGCACGGCGATGCGTCGCTGCTGGAGTCAATTCAAAAGGCCGGTTATTCGGCAACGGACGTAACCGATGTACTGCTTACGCATCTGCATTTCGATCATGTGGGTGGGGCTGTCAGGCGGGAAGGGGAACAACTGCGACCCGTTTTTGCCAATGCTGCGTACTGGACGCATCCGGCGCACTGGGCCTGGGCGATCCAGCCAAACCCACGCGAAAAAGCATCGTTTCTGCGCGAAAATATTTTGCCGTTGCAGGAAAGTGGCCAGCTAAACTTTTTGACTGAAACGGAATTTCCATTCAGTGATGTGTCGATGCTGTACGTAGACGGGCACACCGAGAAAATGGCGTTACCCATGTTTACCATCAAGGGACGGACGGTAGCGTACATGGCTGATCTGATCCCCTCGTCGGCTCATGTACCGTTGCCCTACGTGATGAGCTACGATGTGCGGCCCCTGCTGACGATGGATGAGAAGACTCACCTGTTGCAGCGCGCAGCCGACGAAAACTGGATTCTGGTCTTTGAACACGATCCGGTAACCGAAGCAGCTACTGTCGAGATGACCGACAAAGGCGCTCGGGTCAGCGAAAAGGGCCGGTTGGCAGACTTCCTGTAA
- a CDS encoding patatin-like phospholipase family protein → MKIGLALSGGGARGLAHLGVIKALKEMGIDFDQIAGTSAGAVAGAMLAQGYTPDESLKIIESSSFVRHLRPAWSRMGLLRLDMVIDLYRKYIPHDSFEGLQIPLHVVAVDLNNGELVVFEKGELIRPVLASCCLPGIFEPLLIDKRQFVDGGVLNNLPADVIEHKVDFMIGSHCNVLGPRKPITSMRGVIERSLVLAVQSKTKDRFAKCNVLIEPPQLAQYGTTDISKARELFRVGYQYTRSIADRIEKSLLNPTTDLS, encoded by the coding sequence ATGAAAATCGGTCTTGCCTTATCGGGTGGTGGAGCGCGTGGTCTAGCCCATTTGGGCGTCATTAAAGCATTGAAGGAGATGGGCATTGACTTCGATCAGATTGCCGGAACCAGTGCCGGAGCGGTTGCGGGGGCAATGCTGGCACAAGGCTACACGCCCGATGAGAGCCTGAAAATCATTGAATCGTCGTCGTTTGTCCGTCACCTGCGGCCCGCCTGGAGTCGGATGGGATTGCTGCGACTCGACATGGTCATTGATTTGTACCGCAAATACATACCGCATGATTCGTTCGAAGGATTACAGATTCCATTGCACGTGGTTGCGGTCGATCTGAACAACGGCGAACTGGTGGTTTTTGAGAAAGGTGAACTGATCCGGCCTGTGCTGGCGTCCTGCTGTCTGCCGGGAATTTTTGAGCCGCTATTGATCGATAAACGGCAATTTGTGGATGGTGGCGTTTTAAATAACCTGCCGGCCGACGTGATCGAGCACAAAGTAGATTTCATGATCGGGTCGCACTGCAACGTGCTGGGCCCACGGAAACCAATCACGTCGATGCGGGGTGTTATTGAGCGCAGTCTGGTGCTGGCAGTGCAGAGTAAAACGAAGGATCGCTTTGCGAAGTGTAATGTCCTGATTGAACCGCCCCAGCTGGCGCAGTACGGAACCACCGATATCAGCAAAGCGCGGGAACTGTTTCGGGTAGGGTATCAATATACCCGATCGATAGCTGACCGGATCGAGAAAAGCCTGCTGAACCCAACCACTGACTTATCGTGA
- a CDS encoding GH92 family glycosyl hydrolase, producing MKKHVYFLCLLAIASVGYAQRATPATDLADLVNPLIGTDSKPSLSNGNTYPAIALPWGMNFWMPQTGKMGDGWAYTYAADKIRGFKQTHQPSPWMNDYGQFSIMPMTGKLRIDQDERASWYSHKAEVAKPYYYSVYLADHNVTTEIAPTERAASFRFTFPKTDSSYVVIDAFDKGSSVKIIPSERKIIGYTTRNSGGVPKNFKNYFVIYFDKPFASARTWRGNRLVNDTLELTSNHSGAAIGFKTAKGEHVVARVASSFISYEQAELNLKEIGTDSFEAVKQKAKAAWNKELSRIQVEGGSLAQTQTFYSCLYRSLLFPRKFFELDANRKVVHYSPYNGQVLPGYMFTDTGFWDTFRSMFPFLNLMYPTLNTQMQEGLANAYKEGGWLPEWASPGLRSVMVGSNSASVIADAYLKGGRGYDINTLYEAVLKNSEHEGPMDAVGRQGVKYYNELGYVPYDVKINENAARTLEYAYDDFAIYQLAKALKRPQVEIDRFAKRCQNYRNLFDKQTGLMRGKNKDGSFQSPFNPFKWGDAFTEGNSWHYTWSVFHDIQGLADLMGGRDKFAAKLDSVFTMPPVYDESYYGSVIHEIREMQIADMGQYAHGNQPIQHMIYLYNYAGQPWKAQYWLREVMNRLYLPTPDGYCGDEDNGQTSAWYVFTAMGFYPVCPATDQYVIGSPLFKKVTARLENGKQITINAPTNSDSNRYISTMRLNGKPYTKNWLSHQGLLQGAIIDLNMSSLPNKERGTQTVDLPYSFSGSGLK from the coding sequence ATGAAAAAACACGTTTATTTTCTTTGCCTCCTCGCTATCGCCAGCGTTGGCTATGCGCAGCGAGCTACACCCGCAACCGACTTAGCCGATCTGGTGAATCCGCTGATCGGAACCGACTCGAAGCCAAGTTTATCGAACGGAAACACCTATCCGGCCATTGCGCTGCCCTGGGGTATGAATTTCTGGATGCCGCAGACGGGGAAAATGGGCGATGGATGGGCATACACCTATGCCGCCGACAAAATACGGGGTTTCAAGCAAACCCACCAGCCGTCTCCCTGGATGAATGACTACGGTCAGTTTTCGATCATGCCCATGACGGGCAAGTTGCGAATCGACCAGGACGAACGGGCGAGCTGGTACTCCCACAAAGCCGAAGTGGCCAAGCCCTACTACTACAGCGTTTACCTGGCCGACCATAACGTCACCACCGAAATTGCCCCCACCGAACGAGCGGCCAGTTTTCGGTTTACGTTTCCGAAGACCGATAGTTCGTATGTCGTGATCGACGCTTTCGATAAGGGGTCATCCGTCAAAATCATACCCAGCGAGCGGAAGATTATTGGGTACACAACGCGGAACAGTGGCGGTGTGCCGAAGAATTTCAAAAATTATTTTGTCATCTATTTTGACAAACCCTTTGCCTCGGCCCGAACCTGGCGCGGCAACCGATTGGTGAACGATACGCTGGAATTGACATCAAATCACAGCGGGGCGGCCATTGGGTTCAAAACCGCGAAAGGAGAGCACGTTGTAGCGCGTGTGGCTTCCTCGTTCATCAGCTACGAACAGGCCGAACTGAACCTGAAAGAAATTGGTACGGATTCGTTCGAAGCGGTGAAGCAAAAGGCCAAAGCGGCCTGGAACAAGGAGTTGAGCCGGATTCAGGTCGAAGGGGGGTCTCTTGCCCAGACCCAGACATTTTATTCGTGTTTGTACCGTTCGCTGCTGTTTCCCCGCAAATTCTTCGAGCTGGACGCAAACAGGAAAGTGGTTCATTACAGTCCTTACAATGGGCAGGTGCTGCCCGGCTACATGTTCACCGACACGGGTTTCTGGGATACGTTCCGGTCGATGTTTCCGTTCCTGAATCTGATGTATCCAACGCTGAATACGCAGATGCAGGAAGGATTGGCCAATGCCTATAAGGAGGGCGGCTGGTTGCCCGAATGGGCGAGTCCAGGTCTGCGGAGTGTGATGGTTGGTTCCAACTCGGCGTCTGTCATTGCAGATGCATACCTGAAAGGGGGCCGTGGGTACGACATCAATACGCTTTACGAAGCGGTTTTGAAAAATTCGGAGCACGAAGGGCCAATGGATGCGGTGGGTCGCCAGGGTGTCAAGTATTACAATGAGCTGGGCTACGTGCCCTATGATGTGAAAATCAACGAGAATGCCGCCCGGACGTTGGAGTATGCCTACGATGATTTTGCCATCTACCAACTGGCCAAAGCCCTGAAACGGCCTCAGGTGGAAATCGATCGCTTTGCCAAGCGTTGTCAGAATTACCGCAATCTGTTCGACAAGCAAACAGGGCTGATGCGCGGTAAGAATAAAGATGGGTCATTTCAGTCGCCGTTCAATCCGTTCAAATGGGGCGATGCGTTCACCGAAGGAAACAGCTGGCATTATACCTGGTCGGTCTTTCACGATATACAGGGCCTGGCCGATCTGATGGGCGGTCGCGACAAATTTGCTGCCAAGCTCGATTCGGTGTTTACAATGCCGCCCGTGTACGATGAAAGTTATTATGGGAGTGTAATCCACGAGATTCGGGAAATGCAGATTGCCGATATGGGCCAGTATGCGCACGGTAACCAGCCCATTCAGCACATGATCTACCTGTATAACTACGCTGGCCAACCCTGGAAGGCGCAATACTGGCTGCGCGAAGTGATGAATCGCCTGTACCTGCCTACACCGGATGGGTACTGTGGTGACGAAGACAATGGGCAGACATCGGCTTGGTACGTGTTTACCGCGATGGGGTTCTATCCGGTTTGTCCGGCTACGGACCAGTACGTTATTGGCAGTCCACTGTTCAAAAAAGTGACGGCTAGGCTGGAAAACGGTAAGCAGATCACCATTAATGCCCCGACCAACAGCGACTCGAATCGGTATATCAGCACAATGCGGCTGAACGGCAAACCCTATACAAAAAACTGGTTGAGTCACCAGGGGTTGCTGCAAGGGGCAATAATCGACCTGAACATGTCGTCGTTGCCCAATAAAGAGCGGGGAACCCAAACAGTTGACCTGCCCTACTCGTTCTCAGGGAGTGGCTTAAAGTAA
- a CDS encoding RNA polymerase sigma factor — translation MKRQSSLVSESVLIEKLTRRDEQAFHWLYDQYSPALYGVVLRIVRDDEHAQDLVQDIFVKIWKNLDAYDASKGRLFTWMLNVARNTAIDALRARKTQPSQTNAIRTDEENVHIVDRQHNTEQPNPEHIGIKDVVSQLRPERRQLIDLVYFGGYTHEEAADELNLPLGTVKTRIRAALQELKQLFKS, via the coding sequence GTGAAACGTCAGTCATCTTTAGTATCGGAAAGTGTCTTAATCGAAAAGCTTACCAGGCGCGATGAGCAAGCTTTCCATTGGCTGTACGACCAATACTCGCCAGCGCTCTACGGGGTCGTATTACGAATTGTTCGTGATGATGAACATGCCCAAGATCTCGTGCAGGATATTTTCGTGAAGATCTGGAAGAACCTGGATGCCTACGATGCCAGTAAAGGTCGGTTGTTTACGTGGATGCTTAATGTGGCCCGTAACACAGCCATTGATGCGCTCCGCGCCAGAAAAACGCAGCCATCCCAAACCAATGCAATCCGAACAGACGAAGAAAACGTACATATTGTTGACCGTCAGCACAACACTGAACAGCCAAACCCTGAACACATCGGGATCAAGGATGTTGTGAGTCAACTGCGGCCAGAACGTAGACAGTTAATCGACCTGGTTTACTTCGGGGGCTATACCCATGAAGAGGCCGCCGATGAGCTTAATCTGCCGCTTGGAACCGTCAAAACCCGGATTCGGGCCGCGTTGCAGGAACTAAAACAATTATTTAAGTCATGA
- a CDS encoding anti-sigma factor, giving the protein MNIPEYIASGILESYVMGAVSDQERREVNCLSSIYPEVQQELDQLSLSIENYALLHSVEPPAELKSKIMAQLTFEEKTDDPIIRPMPVDLSVDRPTFKTTWIVAASIGLLLLGFSFFLLSQLRSNQDTVAQLQSSNGVLQKEVSQLKDHQSESEQALALFRQPGTRTLELKGNEKAPNGDMLVVWNAKTRQVAVEVRSLPRLRPDQQYQLWSMVGGKPVDAGVFDTSDTTKLLQQLNRPIDRADAFAVTVEKRGGSPSPTLSTLLAMSTVDA; this is encoded by the coding sequence ATGAATATACCGGAGTACATAGCGTCTGGCATCCTGGAATCGTACGTTATGGGCGCAGTGAGCGACCAAGAACGGCGTGAGGTTAATTGCCTGTCGTCTATTTACCCTGAGGTCCAGCAGGAACTGGATCAGCTGAGTTTGTCCATCGAGAATTACGCATTGCTGCACAGTGTTGAGCCGCCCGCTGAGCTGAAATCGAAGATTATGGCTCAGCTCACGTTTGAAGAGAAAACCGACGATCCGATCATCCGACCTATGCCCGTCGACCTGAGCGTCGATCGGCCAACGTTTAAAACTACCTGGATTGTAGCCGCTTCTATTGGCTTGTTATTACTGGGCTTCTCGTTTTTTTTACTGTCGCAGCTGCGTAGCAATCAGGATACGGTCGCTCAACTGCAATCGTCCAATGGGGTTCTGCAAAAGGAAGTTAGCCAGCTAAAAGATCATCAATCGGAAAGCGAACAGGCATTGGCTCTCTTTCGCCAGCCAGGTACGCGTACCCTCGAACTCAAGGGGAATGAAAAGGCTCCGAACGGTGATATGCTCGTAGTCTGGAATGCTAAAACTCGTCAGGTCGCGGTCGAAGTTCGGTCGCTTCCCCGGCTACGTCCCGATCAGCAGTACCAGCTTTGGTCGATGGTGGGTGGCAAGCCCGTTGATGCCGGTGTATTTGATACCAGCGATACGACGAAGCTGCTTCAGCAACTGAACCGACCTATCGACCGCGCCGACGCGTTCGCCGTAACGGTTGAAAAACGGGGTGGTAGTCCATCACCTACGCTCTCTACACTTCTGGCAATGTCGACCGTCGACGCCTGA
- the msrB gene encoding peptide-methionine (R)-S-oxide reductase MsrB has translation MKNTLLFLVPALLLMGFIGMKTTFAPAANSVDQTKRLVDEKPPGGRRVIKTDAEWKKILTADQFAVLREHGTERAFTSPLNDIHDHGVFYCAGCHNPLFSSDTKFNSGTGWPSFYAPIAKNALKENSDKSYGMVRTEVLCNVCGGHLGHVFDDGPKPTGLRYCMNGVAMTFEKK, from the coding sequence ATGAAAAACACGCTGTTATTCTTAGTGCCTGCTTTACTCTTGATGGGCTTTATTGGTATGAAGACCACGTTCGCACCTGCGGCAAATTCTGTCGATCAGACGAAGCGACTTGTCGATGAGAAACCTCCGGGTGGCCGGCGCGTTATCAAAACGGATGCTGAATGGAAGAAAATTCTTACCGCCGATCAGTTTGCCGTTTTACGCGAGCACGGAACGGAGCGGGCGTTCACCAGCCCGCTGAATGATATTCATGATCACGGCGTCTTTTACTGCGCTGGTTGCCACAACCCCCTATTTTCGTCGGATACGAAGTTCAACTCGGGTACGGGCTGGCCAAGCTTTTACGCGCCGATTGCCAAAAATGCGCTCAAAGAAAATAGTGACAAAAGCTACGGAATGGTACGGACCGAAGTGCTGTGCAACGTCTGTGGTGGTCACCTGGGCCATGTCTTTGATGATGGGCCAAAACCTACGGGATTGCGCTACTGCATGAACGGTGTAGCGATGACATTTGAGAAAAAATAG